From the Cydia amplana chromosome 8, ilCydAmpl1.1, whole genome shotgun sequence genome, the window ttgcgaacttcgattttcgcgattaTAGCTCAGCTCAGACAGCTACGCCATGTTGCCACACGACATAAAAAGCTGATAAAAAGAGAAATAATTATCGAGCTCTTCAAGATCAGGTATGTAAAAAATGTTCATGGCGTAGACTATACAAAGGGATAGTAATCTGAGAGGTAGAATCTAATCTCGCTCTGGAAAAGTAGAgctatctaacctaacctacttattaTCAAAGTACTTAATGCTCATCATGATATCAGTCACGCAAGGTGAAGGTAAGGCGCAACACAGACACGTTACGTGATATTGATATATAATAAGTAGTGACCGGCTGATATTTCAGTAGGGAATGCAATAACAGGCCAAACTTCATAACCGGTTTCGGTTACGGTTATGCCCGAAAAATTACCGAATATCGGTTATAATCGATTACTACGGTTATTTTCGACGAAAAATGATAAATTTAcaataaagtaattaaaaaattacGAAAATAAAGGTACAGTATTAGGGAATGTGAGTATAAGTCttcgttttttaataaaatacaaaaatacagtaaaagtaaaatatgacCTTGGACGTGATACaatattcaatttaaaatatttcataaataagGGAAGTAAATTtggtatattttaattattaaaatacacgaaTGACAAAAATTATAATCACAGGCGTCACAGCCAAAAAAAGCAGGATTTTGTAATCATTAGATGACAAAAACATAGACtttatgtcataaataaatacccGAAAGTAACCGTAACCGGTTATTCGAGTTTCCAATAATCGGTTACGAAAGTTTGTCAAAATAATCGTTTATAACCGATTCTTTCGGTTACGGttataaccgatttgcattccctataTTTCAGGTAGGTACGTATATATATAGTACGTATAACAGACTACCTGACGTTATAAAAAAAGATGCAACTTCTGTGGTGGTCTTCAAAGCTAGATTACGCAAGTAGCTTCTTGGTCATACATTTTATTCAGTAAAAGAGTTCTACGAACTCCCTACGATATAATTTTTCTAGTcagtattttaatgttttactgttatacatatttaaatgtgtagatataaattaaaattaaaatgttccaatttattttaaattcgatATGGAATGTACCTACCTGACATGTAACTTggcgttattaataaattatttgtatttgtatttgtattccgcttaacacattcagtgccgaaaacccgactaaataaaataaataaaataaaaatagcctttattccaccataattaaattttttctttgcatgcataattacattttttttagttgCATATTCcattttgttgtatttaaaatatagtattgTATAACATTCTAGTATAGGTATTgttcataaaatataataaaaatccatttGACATTTAATTTCGATTCCATTTCCATTATCTATTTTTATCACAGTCAtttacatttttcattttaatgccaattttactattataattttaaaatttatcatattaatattagtataaatttatttattaccagtATCTACtttatcattaattttaaatacttaatttgaTTATCCTTCATTAATTATGGAAGTCGCCTGTTTGGCGTAGGCCTCCCCCAGTGTTCTCCATGTGTCTCTATCTTGAgctaaaacccgactatcgggtattttatgatttcgttcccagaccggacgacccgatagtcgggaagtcgggatcgtggtactacagctttatatgacgaaatttttgtggcctggcgcggatgtgtttttggctgggtggcaatgaatgtgttaatcttAAAAAATGTCTAGTGAATGCATTGCGAGTGCGCACGCATTATGTTAGCGTTGGCTAGAACTGGAATTACTGGATGCACATTGACGAAATTAGGtcgtacataaaaaaataaaaatcgtttattcagatgaaataaacccacAGGTACAGGTTTGGTAGGTAGGCAGGTATGGAGTACATACCTGGTACCCCATAATTTCGAAAACGCAGTAGTTGATGTACTCCACCGGGTTCAGGTCCACTCGATAACCTAACCGCCGGAGCTTATCTATAATTTAGAAGCCGaacattatttatataatttatttattcggggcattatctatgaaaaaggaccttattgtcgatggcgcttacgccgcacagcgtagcgcggcattgtattcatatcggagcatcgttaacaatGGCGtaacgccatcgacaataaggtcccttttcatagataacgtcacatttattttGAGGTAGTAATCTAAACGTATTATGACCAAGCGACTGCgaatataaatgtaaaaagcTATACAATTGCTTAAAAACTGCTGAAATGGCTGAACCCACTTAAGGCAAATTCATGTGCTaaaggcaggcgtgtctcactccgcgatttcgtcgctttgctacaggtagctaaaagtacatccgttcggccccaattttggggaaagccataagccgcgcgtggcgctgtcgccacctaggggccatatctgtgctgatcgtaacagacgcgttttgttagagagtgagtcttctgtacttagtactattatttattctgtgctaaaggcgaatttagggtacgTGCTTTTGCCAACCCTGCTGtacattcattttcatttcattcattttattGAGAATTGTTATTTCTTAGTATATATTTCAGTTCTTTCATTATGAGGACACGGCAATTGCATGAACTCACCTCTTATTCCTTTTAATTTAGCAGGTTTGTGCGAGGTAGTGTGAAACGCCTCGTAAGGACCGTAATGAATTTTCACGTACTGCGACATTGGTACCTACGCCAATAAACGTTCCCCGAATACAAGAGGAATTGATTTTAGTTACACCATCAGATTTTAAACATAGATATTAACAAATTCTACATTAAAGTCtaagtaaaatgtattatttttgtattatgttGACAACGCGCCAGTGGCGCCATTATGACAGgagcataataataaaataaaatgaaatgaaacctACTCGTTTCGATTCTTTAGGCAAGTTGGAGAGTTgacagggctcatttagacggtgcgagaactcgcacgcgagtttcattacattgcgttatttgatcggtcggttgaattgatgtcacctcaatagtccgcaatgtaactaaaatcgtatacgagttcgcgcgccgtctaaatgagccctatacatgaatctagtataactggattgggcatgagtggtggggataactgacagaacgggatagtcttatgtatctttcagtaggagtagcagcgaaagcgctattattgtttgtccttgtcacagtctcacatcttgttttattccccaccgtaaattgaccaccgtgattggtcgaattcatttgttgcccaccataacaaataaattcgaccaatcatagcggcgcaatgcgcgcgctatgattggtcgaatttatatgttttgtccctcacggaggcacgcgtagaccacttctataggatgctaccttctatggcccTATAGGggatattactgcaatgttctgccgccagagtgcataCAGGCCTAGTTgcctgaatttttaaaaataaaataaattaagttcctatatggtttacgatgatgaaatcattttaaaattactgcAGTTTCCTAAAAAACGTGTTTTTCCATAAATATTGCAATTTAATGTTTTTCGCAACCTatggattattattattatgccaAGTCATGCAAAGTCTCCGATTGAAAGTAAGTTCTAAGGAAAAAATCATGGCCATACGTctattactttaattaaaataattaagtaggtactgatGATGCAAATTTGCCTTGTCTTTTTAGTTTCCTCGTATTCGATATGAAAAGTAGATtgtttaactcgggtaaaaGGCACCAAGCATCATTTCATCCCTTTGTTAATAATCTTCTAAACTAATAGCTCCAGTTTAGACCATTATGGCGGAAGGGTAACTACACTGATTCTTTGAATGTGACATTCTTATTTACATGGTGGAAAAGTTGTTATTAACCCCTCTTGCTAATATTGATAACTGAACAAGCGAAACATTCACAACATTCATTCTCGTATtacaaagtttataatttatacaatGGGATAGTCTGTTTTCTTGTTTAAATATTCTCGATTCCCACCAACGATTCTCTTTGCcaccttttgtatttttttgtaatttggaAGTAACCAGCGTTTAAACTACAGTCCACTTGTTATTTCACCACCTTTACACATCCTTTACAACACCTGAGACCAGCGAAGATTTTACATGGTAACACAACTACAGGTAGAGCCGATTCAAAACGGGATCTTCTACCTAATATACTTTCGAGCATTAGGTATAACAAAGGTCGAGCGCATCAAAAGTGAAGTGTAATATATAAACTTTTGTTTTCCGTTGATTCTACTCAGTTATCGTTAGTTTTTCAAACAGTCAACATGATTTTTGTACTGCTAGCATTATTCGCAATCCTTGTGTACTATTTCGGTACTCGGAACCACGACTACTGGGCCAAGAGGAACGTCAAGCACGACCCGCCCGTGTTCCTGTTCGGAAACAACTTCAAGGGCTTCTTCGGACGACAAAGTCCTACAGAGGTAGCCAACGACTTATACAACCGGTTCCCTAATGAGAAAGTTGTCGGTTACTACAGAGGATCCACTCCCGAGCTGTACATAAGAGACCCAGATATAGTGAGGAATATATTAAGCAATGACTTTGCACATTTCTATCTGCGTGGCCTCGGAAGGAATTCGGAGGTGGAACCGTTGCTGGCGAATATGTTCCACGCAGACGGCGACTTGTGGAAGCTGACACGGCAGCGGCTGACGCCGGCGTTCACCACCGCGCGGCTGAAGGCGATGTTCCCGCTGGTGGTGCGGTGCGCAGAGCGGCTGCAGGGCGTGGCCCGCGCGGCCGCGGCCTGCCCCGGCGCCTGTGACGTGCGCGAGCTCATGGCGCGCTTCAGCACCGAGTTTATCGGCGCCTGCGGCTTCGGTGTCGACACCGACTCTCTTGGCAACGAAGATTCTCACTTCAGAAAAATCGGCAGGCTCATGTTTTCCAGGCCGCTCCCGGTCATAATAAGGCATACGATGTGGGATCTTTTCCCTCCGCTAAGATCCTACATTCATGTATATGACCGGAAACTTGATGACGCTTTGTTCAGTTTCGTCAAGAATATTAGAGAAGTTAGACAGTGCAAGCCCTCCGGCCGCCATGATTTCATAGATCTGCTCCTGGAATTAGAAGTCAAAGGAAAGATCGTAGGAGAATCAATCGAGCACCGGAACCCGGACGGTACGCCTGTGACTGTGGACATGGAAATGGATTTGAAAATGATGGCAGCCCAAGTGTGCATATTCTTTGCCGCGGGTTTTGAGACGTCCTCGTCGGCCACAAGTTATACTTTGCACCAGCTCGCGTTTAATCCtgaattacaaataaaaatacaattggAGATCGATCAAGTGCTGCGAAAATATGATAATAAGTTGTGCTACGACGCCGTGGCGGAGATGACGCTGCTGAGCATGGCTTTCAAAGAGACAATGAGGATGTTTCCGTCGGTGGGCGTGCTGAACCGCGTGTGTGCTCGCCCTTACACGTTCCCTGAGCTGGGGCTCACCGTGGACCCCGGAGTGAACATCGTGGTGCCGGTGGAGGCGCTGCAGAACGACGAGAAATACTTCGACAACCCGCGGGAGTTGCGGCCAGAGCGATTTAGTCCCGAGGAAATAAAGAAGCGACATAAATATCTGTATTTGCCCTTCGGTGATGGACCCCGAGTGTGCATAGGTAAGTCACTGGAACTTCTGTATGTATTAGTGATATATTTGGTACCTACTAACGGATGTATAACTGTATATGTACACCTCCCTAAACAAACGTGTTCCATAATAATTTGTAATCCGTCTGTGTAGTGTCTTGATTCGGTTAAAttgttttttgaaaaacaaattatagccagccttttatgaatgtagtatgatacctttgggtatggtgctttacgcacactagcgtcccaaTCCATCCTCCTGccacatagaaggtagcatcctatagaagtggtctacgcgtgcctccgtgagggacaaaacatataaattcgaccaatcatagcgtcgcattatggtgggcaacaaatgaattcgaccaatcacggtggtcaatttacggtggggaataaaacaagatgtgagactgtgacaaggacaaacaataatagcgctttctctgctactcctactgaaagatacataagactatcccgttctgtcagttatccccaccactcatgcccaatccagttatactagattcatgtccTGCCACAACCCcccttttagtatgaaatatgatgtgacgttttttttaatttttgagaaaagtattAGAGTTTAGAACAAAGTGTGAAGGTAAGAAATAATccttaatacattttaaacaaaaaaggttATATGCCACTTTTTGGTAAGACTCACCATATTCATGTATTAACTTGTTGAAGTTCAATGTGACAATATATATACGTGATAGTAGTGACAGAAATCATATGGGAGAATCAACTTGTTCAATGGTTAAATTTTGTTGAAGTTCATCTAGCTATAACATGAATATGGCacatagcaaaaaaaaaaaaataacctttttttgtcaagaatttaatAGGAATTATTTCTTTCATTGACACTTTTTGCCTATATTATATACTTtccccaaaaataaaaataaactgccaaccgggacatatttcatcatagatgtattatttttaaagatgaagCCCAAGCCATCTGTCACCGTAGCCTCACACACACAAACGCATTTTATATACGATTTACAATGAGGAACCAAAGGCATGTGGTcatgtcgataaagtcatatcgataaactatacgacctttttacaatttaaattttacttgaaaggatttaaactacctaaaattaacagataaccattataacataactctatatacagtgtgtaaatccaaaacgggcgataaattaaaccagatatataatttatccttgtaaacattaatttataagttttttaaGTTATTCTTTATTATGACGAcaattatgaccccgttataATTGTGCGTCGAAGCACCATATATAAAGGTATttactacattcataaaaggctggctataatttgtttgtcttcccCATACACTAGAACACAACTTAACCGAATCATCTGTGTAGTATACTTTGAAAAATCTATAATTAACTTTTCACAAACAGTGAGAAGAACTCATTATTGCTCACTGTGTGAGACAAGGCGTTTCAAAGTGCTGAGTATATCTGGTTTTCTTTTTCGTTAGCATGTAGCATTATCGTCACTTGCTTTTTcttgtaaaatatacaaaagtaaattagcatttttatttatacgtctGACACTGACATTGACAAGCAACTAGACGAACGCTGCTGCGACTGCACGACGCAACAGCAGCAGTCGCCGCCGCTATCGCCGCTGCAGTAATATCGCGCCAGTAACGTCGCAGCGgcagtgcagctgcagttggaaatggactgtcaccttaatgatgcttgccatggcgtaatctatctatctatctatctaatacctttaaacgagcaattcttgcatatttatttatttatttatatgtatatatatttcgaggatctcgggaacggctctaacgatttcgatgaaatttgctatatggaggtttttgggggcgaaaaatcgatatagctaggttttatctctgggaaaacgcgtattttcgagtttttatgttttccgagcaaagctcggtctcccagatactttcatgtttaaacaatacagaagtataatgtagttacgaactatgtcaggagctctcctcggacttcggataaattaatatagaatagaatagaatagaatatatatcgtttttacaaaattttatttgacttgccctgttagtttgacTCTCCAccttaataggtaggtaataggtaacTCCGATTGGTTTTAGGCGAGTTGGAAAATTGAGAGTAAGGTTTGTGATTGTAATTAAAtgtgcgactaaaggcaacttttACAATTTAAACACCTATAACATCTTGAGTATAATCATTGTAGTCTGCAAGACGTATCAACAATGTCATTGACCTAAGCGATTCTATTAGTCTAAAACCCCGCTCAATGTTTAAGTGTAGTATGTGTCGTTCTAAATTATGTTGTTACAATAGTAAATTgataagttatttataaaacataCGTAAACAAATGTCTGTGGAGAAAACTATTATAGattgtcaaaccaatttgtcagtaaataggaacaaaaaaaactatactcatccttttcttttgggtgctagtactagtgttagacaaagatagtatgactctctccgtctatgtttgaaataagacagtcctttgacacactttactttatttacatgTTAGGCATGGCAACGAACTGTATCGCTGTATTTTgcgctaaagtgtcattctatggaacttgctaactatgtaaataaactgCCATAAGTAtggaaattgtaaaaaaaatagtatttactagtgacttttgtttacatagttagcaagttccttagaatgacactttacaaagAGCCTTATAAgcgattacctacctaaccctatAACGGAGTGAAAATAGTTCTAATCAGAAATGGTGCATTCACCACAAATAAACAGtctacttttaatttaaaatgcgaggaaagtaaaaatgtgtattttacACTTTACAAATAATTACTAAGTataatcttgttgtatttttacggttccgtactccgctgtccgtccttccgtctgtctgtctgtcaccaggctgtaactcatgaaccgtgataggcaGCTGAGACggttataaaaacaaaataaaataaatttaagtgaGGCTCTCATAAAACAAACGCgattttttttgcgtaatggtacggaacccttcgtgcgcgagtccgactcgcacttggccggttttttaagttACGTTCTCTGAATAATTGAGGGGTAAAAGCATCCGTTTCTCATGGAATCGGGAGAATGGAAATGACACGGTAAATTCTATTTTAACCGAATTTTCATTGTTAATCGTGAAAAGGGTAGAAATGTATCACTTTCAGCCCGATTCATAATCATACGTAAACAATACACCACTTTCAGATTATGACAGttaatgtatatttaaatacctattcactgcaagtatgtttacattttttttccaataattaTCATGAGTTCACTTATTTATTCAATGGGATAGTAAAGTTCGTTTTCTTGTTTAAATGCGACAACGACAAGTTGACCCGATTCAAAGCGGAATCTTCTACTATACACCTACGAGCATCTATGATAAAACGTCAAGCGCATCAAAAGTGAATCTAAGGTTTAAGGCATAAGGCCGTAAATAGTACGATTATTTGCAGTAATTATATGTACGAGTTTTGCTTCGAAACTGGGTTCAATAGTAAATAAAAGAGTAGACAGATTAAAATCTTTTATGCacgtattttattgtataagaTAAAAGTATATTTTGTTGATTCCACTCAGTTATCATTTGTTTTGCAAGCAGTAAACATGATTCTTGTCTTGCTCGCGTTACTAGCACTTATCGTGTACTATTTCGGTACTCGGAACCACGACTACTGGGCCAAGAGGAACGTCAAGCACGACCCGCCCGTGTTCCTGTTCGGAAACAACTTCAAGGGCTTCTGCGGGCGGCAAAGCTTTACAGAGGTAGCCAACGACTTATACAACCGGTTCCCTAATGAGAAAGTTGTCGGATACTACAGAGGATCCACTCCCGAGCTGTACATAAGGGACCCAGATATAGTGAGGAATATATTAAGCAATGATTTTGCACATTTCTATCCACGGGGCCTCGGAAGGAATCCGGAGGTGGAGCCGTTGCTGGCGAGTCTGTTCCACGCAGAAGGTGACTTGTGGAAGCTGACGCGGCAGCGGCTGACGCCGGCGTTCACCACTGCGCGGCTAAAGGCGATGTACCCGCTGGTGGTGCGGTGCGCTGAGCGGCTGCAGAGCGTGGCCCGCGCGGCCGTGGCCCGCCCCGACGCCTGCGATGCGCGCGAGCTCATGGCGCGTTTCACTACCGAGTTCATCGGAGCCTGCGGCTTCGGCGTCGACACCGACTCCCTTGGCAACGAAGACTCCCACTTCAGAAACATCGGCAAGCTCATGTTTTCCAGACCGCTCCCGGTCATAATAAGGCATATGATGTGGGAACTTTTCCCTCCGCTAAGATCCTACATTCATGTATTTGATCGGAAACTTGGAGAAGCTTTTTTCAGTTTCGTCAAGAATATAAGAGAAGTTAGACAGTGCAAGCCCTCCGGCCGCCATGATTTCATAGATCTGCTCCTGGAATTAGAAGGCAAGGGAAAGATAGTAGGAGAATCAATCGAGCACCGGAACCCGGACGGTACGCCTGTGACTGTGGACATGGAAATGGATTTGAAAATGATGGTAGCCCAAGTGTTCGTATTCTTTGGCGCGGGTTTTGAGACGTCCTCGTCGGCCACAAGTTATACTTTGCACCAGCTCGCATTTAATCCTgaattacaattaaaaatacaattggAGATTGATGAAGTGCTCCGAAAATATGATAATAGGTTGTGCTACGACGCCGTGGCGGAGATGACGATGTTGAGCATGGCTTTCAAGGAGGCGATGAGGATGTTTCCGTCGCTGGGCGTGCTGAACCGCGTGTGTGCTCGCCCTTACACGTTCCTTGAGCTGGGGCTGACCGTGGACCCCGGAGTGAAGATCGTAATCCCGTTGGAAGCACTGCAGAACGATGAGAAATACTTCGACAACCCGCGGGAGTTCCGGCCAGAGCGATTTAGTCCCGAAGAAGTAAAGAAGCGACATAAATATGTGTATTTGCCCTTCGGTGATGGACCCCGAGCATGTATAGGTAAGTTATTGGAACTTGTGTAAGTGGTTAGTGAtatttggtacctacctacgactGATGGGGAAACATTT encodes:
- the LOC134650419 gene encoding cytochrome P450 6B1-like; this encodes MIFVLLALFAILVYYFGTRNHDYWAKRNVKHDPPVFLFGNNFKGFFGRQSPTEVANDLYNRFPNEKVVGYYRGSTPELYIRDPDIVRNILSNDFAHFYLRGLGRNSEVEPLLANMFHADGDLWKLTRQRLTPAFTTARLKAMFPLVVRCAERLQGVARAAAACPGACDVRELMARFSTEFIGACGFGVDTDSLGNEDSHFRKIGRLMFSRPLPVIIRHTMWDLFPPLRSYIHVYDRKLDDALFSFVKNIREVRQCKPSGRHDFIDLLLELEVKGKIVGESIEHRNPDGTPVTVDMEMDLKMMAAQVCIFFAAGFETSSSATSYTLHQLAFNPELQIKIQLEIDQVLRKYDNKLCYDAVAEMTLLSMAFKETMRMFPSVGVLNRVCARPYTFPELGLTVDPGVNIVVPVEALQNDEKYFDNPRELRPERFSPEEIKKRHKYLYLPFGDGPRVCIGKSLELLYVLVIYLQLDERCCDCTTQQQQSPPLSPLQ
- the LOC134650014 gene encoding cytochrome P450 6B6-like, translated to MILVLLALLALIVYYFGTRNHDYWAKRNVKHDPPVFLFGNNFKGFCGRQSFTEVANDLYNRFPNEKVVGYYRGSTPELYIRDPDIVRNILSNDFAHFYPRGLGRNPEVEPLLASLFHAEGDLWKLTRQRLTPAFTTARLKAMYPLVVRCAERLQSVARAAVARPDACDARELMARFTTEFIGACGFGVDTDSLGNEDSHFRNIGKLMFSRPLPVIIRHMMWELFPPLRSYIHVFDRKLGEAFFSFVKNIREVRQCKPSGRHDFIDLLLELEGKGKIVGESIEHRNPDGTPVTVDMEMDLKMMVAQVFVFFGAGFETSSSATSYTLHQLAFNPELQLKIQLEIDEVLRKYDNRLCYDAVAEMTMLSMAFKEAMRMFPSLGVLNRVCARPYTFLELGLTVDPGVKIVIPLEALQNDEKYFDNPREFRPERFSPEEVKKRHKYVYLPFGDGPRACIGSRLGEMQSLAGLAAVLQVCSVAPAATTKRVPPVDPRSNVVQAVKGGLPLRLSVRGQ